One window from the genome of Pseudomonas fluorescens encodes:
- a CDS encoding TIGR03747 family integrating conjugative element membrane protein, with protein MATSTQNTPPQPIQRPGLIISAIGLVLRIIGLLLASLLFSILIEFAGLLFFWGDQGWRHSQAMLTSELSWLSEHFKYSLIIQQPGQTIVQWLDFLNQWLLVKTGFGDFARQARVSSQGNGFWSWANQVYVSIEDFVLAAVYVTFTFVVRLIILVLALPLFLLSMFTGFVDGLIRRDLRKFGAGRESSFVYHRAKRAVLPLLLVPWIIYLSLPFSLNPMAVFLPCAVLLGVTTAITAATFKKYI; from the coding sequence ATGGCGACTTCCACTCAGAACACGCCGCCACAACCGATACAGCGCCCGGGATTGATCATCTCGGCGATCGGCTTGGTCCTCCGCATCATCGGTTTATTGCTCGCCTCATTGCTGTTCTCGATCCTGATCGAGTTCGCCGGCCTACTGTTTTTCTGGGGCGATCAGGGATGGCGGCATAGTCAGGCCATGCTAACCAGTGAACTGAGTTGGCTCAGCGAGCACTTCAAATATTCACTCATCATTCAACAACCCGGACAGACGATTGTCCAGTGGCTGGACTTCCTCAATCAGTGGCTGTTGGTCAAGACTGGCTTTGGGGATTTTGCCCGGCAGGCGCGGGTGTCGAGCCAGGGCAACGGCTTCTGGAGCTGGGCCAATCAGGTCTACGTGAGCATCGAAGATTTCGTGCTGGCCGCGGTCTACGTTACCTTCACCTTTGTGGTGCGGCTGATAATTCTGGTCCTAGCCTTGCCGCTGTTCTTGCTGAGTATGTTCACTGGCTTTGTCGATGGATTGATACGCCGCGACCTTCGCAAATTTGGCGCGGGGCGAGAAAGCAGCTTCGTCTACCACCGCGCTAAGCGAGCTGTATTACCACTGCTGCTCGTACCCTGGATTATTTACCTATCCCTACCATTTTCGCTCAATCCCATGGCGGTTTTTTTGCCTTGCGCGGTGTTGCTCGGAGTAACGACAGCTATCACCGCAGCGACGTTCAAAAAATATATTTAA
- a CDS encoding DUF3800 domain-containing protein has product MTFYLDESGHSGDIVNSGDGFDFKGQPYFVLAAVGVSDESAVVTRIEELRALHRISPGELKSKSLMAKPKFVLEVIDYLESIGAPLFVELVDKRYFICVHITSFQLLPSCMGFPEGAPMTFLRNTVADFLNAEAPDQVLDAFVQACLEPSEAHLLQSLSLLQDLGVRLLDIPGKKDIARGVVMMVEDARNEYLELKEQDPDAFLQFLPPPDHNKRSKRVWMLPNLTSFANIYARLNLYFRRNLQGVHIVHDQQLELEDILHLGKATVEAQKDQNQVPYTPHSDFIFEEMATFTFAQSHEGIGLQIADVVAGAVMRYFRDSQSATVNPDLAKAVERLISTSDARTGYGVNQVVASQDVRYA; this is encoded by the coding sequence ATGACGTTCTACCTCGACGAGAGTGGTCATAGCGGTGACATAGTCAACAGCGGTGACGGCTTCGACTTCAAAGGGCAACCGTACTTCGTACTGGCTGCGGTGGGGGTGAGTGACGAGTCGGCAGTTGTCACTCGAATCGAAGAGCTGCGCGCATTGCACAGGATTTCACCTGGTGAGCTTAAGTCCAAGTCTCTGATGGCCAAGCCCAAATTTGTTTTGGAGGTTATAGACTACCTGGAGTCTATCGGTGCGCCTCTGTTCGTCGAGCTCGTGGATAAACGCTATTTCATCTGCGTGCACATCACGAGTTTTCAGTTGCTACCATCTTGCATGGGGTTCCCCGAAGGCGCACCCATGACCTTCCTTAGGAATACTGTTGCGGACTTTCTGAACGCTGAAGCTCCGGATCAGGTGCTCGACGCATTTGTCCAAGCCTGCCTAGAGCCTTCTGAGGCGCACCTGCTGCAGTCTCTCTCATTGCTTCAGGATCTGGGCGTGCGCCTTCTGGACATCCCAGGGAAGAAAGATATTGCCCGGGGCGTAGTCATGATGGTGGAAGATGCCCGTAACGAGTATCTGGAACTTAAGGAGCAGGATCCTGACGCATTTCTCCAGTTCCTTCCGCCACCTGATCACAACAAGCGCAGCAAGCGTGTTTGGATGCTTCCCAATCTGACCTCGTTTGCCAACATCTACGCGCGCCTGAATCTCTACTTCAGACGGAATCTGCAAGGTGTCCACATCGTTCACGATCAGCAGTTGGAACTCGAGGATATCCTGCATCTGGGGAAAGCGACTGTGGAAGCCCAGAAGGACCAAAACCAGGTTCCATACACTCCACACTCGGACTTTATTTTCGAAGAGATGGCTACTTTCACGTTTGCGCAGTCGCACGAAGGCATTGGCCTGCAGATAGCGGATGTCGTGGCGGGGGCGGTGATGCGCTACTTCAGGGATAGCCAGAGTGCAACGGTAAATCCTGATCTGGCAAAGGCCGTCGAGCGCTTGATCAGCACATCCGATGCTCGAACCGGTTACGGGGTCAATCAGGTCGTGGCCTCGCAAGATGTGCGGTACGCTTAG